Proteins encoded by one window of Kribbella flavida DSM 17836:
- a CDS encoding cation:proton antiporter regulatory subunit, whose product MDHAHPTRTALPGIGTRYDLVTEGGRHVSVVVHEDGRRFLGFHDPEDDDNCQNSVPLDPAEAAALALLLVPTPGDPLSTDLEIDLVTEQIPVTSGSPYSGRTLADTQARTRTGASVVAVLRRTGATPSPKPDFRFATGDTLVVVGTREGVDAVADLISGG is encoded by the coding sequence ATGGACCACGCTCACCCGACCCGGACCGCACTGCCCGGGATCGGCACCCGGTACGACCTGGTTACCGAGGGCGGCAGGCACGTCTCGGTCGTCGTGCACGAGGACGGGCGGCGGTTCCTGGGCTTCCACGATCCCGAGGACGACGACAACTGCCAGAACTCGGTGCCGCTGGATCCCGCCGAGGCGGCCGCGCTCGCGCTGCTGCTGGTGCCGACACCGGGCGACCCGTTGAGCACCGACCTGGAGATCGACCTGGTCACCGAGCAGATCCCGGTCACCAGCGGCTCGCCGTACTCCGGCCGGACGCTCGCCGACACCCAGGCCCGGACCCGGACCGGCGCGTCCGTCGTGGCGGTGCTGCGGCGGACCGGCGCGACCCCGTCGCCGAAGCCGGACTTCCGGTTCGCGACCGGGGACACCCTGGTCGTGGTGGGCACCCGCGAAGGCGTGGACGCCGTCGCCGACCTGATCTCGGGAGGCTGA
- a CDS encoding PadR family transcriptional regulator, with the protein MALEHALLVSLSEREGSGYELARRFDRSIGFFWAATHQQIYRVLRRMEEAGWVTHTDVAQEGRPDKKVYRVAKAGAAELTRWLAEPIEPTMLRDELGVKLRGASLGDQAAVLREVERHRAEHAARLEAYRAIECRDFPRPAKLSGRELHQYLVLRGGVRAEQSFTEWCDEVVRALRSDGAR; encoded by the coding sequence ATGGCGCTCGAGCATGCGCTGCTGGTCTCGCTCAGCGAGCGGGAGGGATCGGGCTACGAGCTGGCGCGCCGGTTCGACCGGTCGATCGGGTTCTTCTGGGCCGCCACGCACCAGCAGATCTACCGGGTGCTGCGGCGGATGGAGGAGGCCGGCTGGGTCACCCACACCGACGTCGCCCAGGAGGGCCGGCCGGACAAGAAGGTCTACCGGGTGGCGAAGGCCGGCGCGGCCGAGCTGACCCGCTGGCTCGCGGAGCCGATCGAGCCGACCATGCTGCGGGACGAGCTGGGCGTGAAGCTGCGCGGCGCGTCCCTCGGCGATCAGGCCGCGGTGTTGCGCGAGGTCGAGCGGCACCGGGCCGAGCATGCGGCCCGGCTGGAGGCGTACCGCGCGATCGAGTGCCGTGACTTCCCCAGGCCGGCCAAGCTGTCCGGCCGCGAACTGCACCAGTACCTCGTACTGCGCGGTGGTGTCCGGGCCGAGCAGTCCTTCACCGAGTGGTGCGACGAGGTCGTCCGGGCCCTGCGATCGGACGGTGCGCGATGA